One Theropithecus gelada isolate Dixy chromosome 20, Tgel_1.0, whole genome shotgun sequence DNA segment encodes these proteins:
- the HIRIP3 gene encoding HIRA-interacting protein 3 isoform X2, which yields MAREKEMQEFTRSFFRGRPDLSTLTHSIVRRRYLAHSGRDHLEPEEKQALKRLVEEELLKMQVDEAASREDKLDLTKKGKRPPTPCSDPERKRFRFNSESGWLRSPWRGPPSCDEAKALHSGLWCPSKLQEAVGLLLLTQGALKYPPGRTGSPRHERYPFPREVSGPERAEGGGS from the exons ATGGCGCGGGAGAAGGAGATGCAGGAGTTCACCCGTAGCTTCTTCCGAGGCCGCCCGGACCTCAG CACGCTCACGCATTCCATCGTGCGGCGGAGGTACCTGGCTCACTCGGGCCGCGACCACCTGGAGCCAGAGGAGAAGCAGGCACTGAAGCGGCTGGTGGAGGAGGAGCTGCTGAAGATGCAG GTGGATGAAGCCGCTTCCAGGGAAGACAAACTGGACCTTACCAAGAAGGGCAAGAGGCCTCCCACCCCTTGTAGCGACCCGGAGAGAAAAAGGTTCCGCTTCAATTCAGAGTCGG GCTGGCTCAGGTCGCCGTGGAGAGGACCACCCAGCTGTGATGAGGCTAAAGCGCTACATTCGGGCCTGTGGTGCCCATCGAAACTACAAGAAGCTGTTGGGCTCCTGTTGCTCACACAAGGAGCGCTTAAGTATCCTCCAGGCAGAACTGGAAGCCCTAGGCATGAAAG GTACCCCTTCCCTAGAGAAGTGTCGGGCCCTGAaagagcagagggaggaggcagctGA